Proteins encoded in a region of the Puntigrus tetrazona isolate hp1 chromosome 12, ASM1883169v1, whole genome shotgun sequence genome:
- the LOC122355813 gene encoding ectonucleotide pyrophosphatase/phosphodiesterase family member 7-like — protein MTVCRKGWQKKKTDKQKAQTKSESVRPGTTIRAAREKQDSYINSSSGIPVMLLCVLLLIFPATLSAPVRDRCTTGKNKLLLISFDGFRWDYDRDVDTPNLDKMNEEGVKAAYVTPPFLTITSPTHFTLLSGRYIENHGVIHNNWFNTTTQEKKQYYMTQFVDEYWDNGSLPIWITAQRQGKKTGSLHFPGTAATYQNETIQVKEVEPRLYDHTDETAWREKVDKVMKEWFKDQDLDFVTLYFGDPDETGHKYGPDSPERREAVKKVDRTVGYIRETAEKHGLSQHLNIIITADHGMSTVFKGEDVKEIILTDIPGFSLKDLKFHMVDYGPAGLLLPKEGMLDKVYEALKGGHPNLHVYKKEDMPARLHYSKHPRILPIILFADPGYVINGFYVFQTNKGEHGYDNEVMDMKPFFRAVGPDFHRNLLVGPFETVNVYSLLCHLLGIKPEINDGSLDNTRHMLISGGESCDSGGVHDSSLQNVFTGLAAVAGFLALVFVVLTSYYGYKRCKITTRAKDVGDDKEMKADSKQTSF, from the exons ATGACTG TGTGCAGAAAGggttggcaaaaaaaaaagacagacaaacaaaaggcACAGACAAAATCTGAATCTGTTAGACCAGGAACAACCATCAGAGCAGCCAGAGAAAAGCAAGATAGTTACATCAACAGTAGTAGTGGAATACCTGTCATGTTACTGTGTGTTTTGCTGCTTATATTCCCTGCGACTCTTTCTGCTCCAGTCAGAGATCGCTGCACAACGGGCAAAAACAAGCTACTACTAATCAGCTTTGATGGGTTCAGGTGGGACTACGACCGAGATGTGGACACCCCAAACCTGGACAAAATGAACGAGGAAGGAGTCAAGGCAGCATATGTCACTCCACCTTTCCTGACTATCACTAGTCCTACACACTTCACCCTGTTATCTG GAAGGTACATTGAGAATCATGGTGTCATTCATAACAATTGGTTCAATACAACCACGCAAGAGAAGAAACAATACTATATGACGCAGTTTGTGGATGAATACTGGGATAATGGCAGTCTACCCATTTGGATCACCGCTCAAAGACAG GGTAAAAAAACAGGATCCTTACACTTTCCTGGCACTGCGGCCACTTACCAGAATGAAACAATCCAAGTAAAGGAGGTGGAACCGAGGCTTTATGACCACACTGATGAGACGGCATGGAGGGAGAAAGTGGACAAGGTCATGAAGGAATGGTTTAAAGATCAAGACTTAGATTTTGTCACTTTGTATTTTGGCGACCCAGATGAAACTGGCCACAAGTACGGTCCCGACTCTCCTGAGCGGCGCGAGGCGGTCAAGAAAGTGGACCGAACTGTAGGCTACATACGAGAAACTGCTGAGAAACACGGACTCAGTCAACATCTGAATATTATCATCACAGCTGACCATGGAATGAGCACCGTGTTCAAAGGAGAGGATGTCAAAGAAATAATACTCACTGACATCCCTGGATTCTCTTTAAAAGATCTGAAATTCCACATGGTGGACTATGGACCTGCTGGGCTGCTCTTGCCCAAAGAAGGGATGCTTGACAAGGTTTATGAAGCCTTGAAAGGAGGGCATCCAAACCTTCATGTTTACAAGAAAGAAGACATGCCTGCTCGACTGCATTACTCCAAACATCCGCGCATCCTACCCATCATTCTCTTCGCAGACCCAGGATATGTCATCAATGGG TTCTACGTATTCCAGACAAATAAAGGAGAGCACGGTTATGACAATGAAGTCATGGACATGAAGCCTTTCTTCAGGGCAGTGGGACCAGACTTCCACAGAAACTTGTTGGTTGGACCATTTGAGACTGTTAATGTTTACTCTCTATTGTGCCACTTACTGGGGATAAAGCCAGAAATCAACGACGGGTCACTGGATAACACCCGACACATGCTGATATCTGGTGGAGAGTCATGTGATTCTGGAG gtgttcATGACTCGAGTCTTCAGAACGTGTTCACCGGTCTTGCTGCTGTTGCTGGATTTTTAGCGCTTGTGTTTGTGGTTCTTACATCCTACTACGGATATAAAAGATGTAAAATTACTACAAG AGCAAAAGATGTAGGAGATGATAAGGAGATGAAAGCCGACTCCAAGCAAACATCGTTCTAA